In Thermotomaculum hydrothermale, a single genomic region encodes these proteins:
- the ftsZ gene encoding cell division protein FtsZ — protein MTPEFIIEEAETLFPKIKVIGVGGGGCNTINRMIESNIQNVEFIAVNTDYQSLLTSKAKVKIQIGKNLTQGLGAGSNPEIARQAALEDKDKLKSIISGAHMLFITAGLGGGTGTGAAPVIAEIAKELGILSVAIVTQPFYSERTFRYKNFLRGFNELKEHVDSMIILKNDKIKEIFDPNVPISTAYREIDSVLEKALRGIVDMLFKPGVENIDFADVKTIFEYKGFALLGLGKASGSDRAILAFEEARQSPLLETYPLAQAKGLIMNITYGTGDNELTLKEHDAILKAAHDALGTNVNVNFIKGMVQDEEVGDELRITIIATGYDYSSFKPLPEEELSKMIDHSFIDDSFVLKSNDLQMDDNSEEELLDDGSDESLILTGTMPEIDNSDFESPSVSSISKNSSKRYESVNYPLKEIAESFIKNSNIPFPFSMDGGTDTTHLDNLKNVPAFVRAYIKLQEEFKERDYV, from the coding sequence ATGACTCCGGAATTTATCATTGAAGAGGCGGAAACCTTGTTTCCTAAAATCAAAGTAATAGGAGTAGGTGGAGGCGGGTGCAACACAATAAATAGAATGATTGAATCTAATATTCAGAATGTTGAGTTTATTGCTGTAAACACCGATTATCAATCACTGTTAACATCAAAAGCCAAGGTAAAAATTCAGATAGGAAAAAACTTAACGCAGGGCTTGGGGGCTGGGTCAAACCCGGAAATAGCAAGACAGGCGGCTCTTGAAGACAAGGATAAGCTTAAATCAATTATTTCAGGTGCCCACATGCTTTTTATAACAGCAGGATTAGGCGGGGGGACAGGCACAGGGGCGGCCCCTGTAATTGCAGAGATTGCAAAAGAGCTGGGAATTCTTTCTGTAGCTATTGTGACACAGCCCTTTTATTCAGAAAGAACATTCAGGTACAAAAACTTTTTAAGAGGTTTTAACGAATTGAAAGAACATGTTGATTCAATGATTATTTTAAAAAATGACAAAATAAAAGAGATTTTTGACCCTAATGTCCCTATTTCAACAGCATATAGAGAGATAGACTCTGTTCTTGAAAAAGCGTTGAGGGGAATTGTTGATATGCTATTTAAACCAGGGGTTGAAAACATTGATTTTGCCGATGTAAAAACCATTTTTGAGTATAAAGGCTTTGCCCTGTTAGGGTTAGGCAAAGCATCAGGTTCAGATAGGGCTATCCTTGCATTTGAGGAGGCGAGGCAATCTCCATTGCTTGAAACCTATCCACTTGCACAGGCAAAGGGTTTAATAATGAATATTACTTATGGAACAGGGGATAACGAATTAACCCTTAAAGAACATGATGCTATTTTAAAAGCTGCCCATGATGCTCTGGGAACAAACGTTAATGTAAATTTTATAAAAGGTATGGTTCAGGATGAAGAGGTAGGAGATGAATTAAGAATTACAATTATTGCAACAGGATACGATTATTCAAGTTTTAAGCCTCTTCCTGAAGAAGAGTTGAGTAAAATGATTGACCACAGCTTTATTGATGATAGTTTTGTCCTTAAAAGTAATGATTTACAAATGGATGATAATTCGGAAGAGGAACTTTTAGACGACGGAAGTGATGAAAGCCTGATATTAACCGGGACAATGCCTGAAATTGATAATTCTGACTTTGAGTCTCCTTCTGTGAGTTCTATTTCCAAAAACTCATCAAAGAGATATGAATCTGTCAATTACCCTCTAAAAGAAATTGCAGAAAGTTTTATAAAAAATTCTAATATCCCCTTTCCTTTTTCTATGGATGGGGGAACGGATACCACACATCTGGATAATTTGAAAAATGTGCCTGCCTTTGTAAGGGCATATATAAAATTACAAGAAGAATTTAAGGAGAGAGATTATGTATAA
- the murD gene encoding UDP-N-acetylmuramoyl-L-alanine--D-glutamate ligase, translating to MRKLLVIGGGKSGLSALELGHFMDHQCFLYDDYPEKIEDNTRLFLNAYGVELLSSEQVKKVDFDTVVVSPGVPQTNKIVKFFLEKNSDVISEIEFGFRYLKGNVIGITGSNGKTTTTAMVGHIMHGEEETAVCGNYGYPFCKALIEQKFEGWYVVELSSFQLELIKDFKPKIACILNLSPDHLDRYNSLEDYYFAKFNIFKNMNKNTVFFANADDDGLLNYRDKLPSFTRWIGEKTLPIGVDEKGIYYERNLILRSEQVRFKGLHNLYNAAFAISMAHEAGIGLRHCVEKIRSFNPIEHRLEFVDIIRGVYFYNDSKATNFDSVKKALSSFKNIRWIAGGIYKGGDFEDFYIYRENIKKGYFIGDSAPIFMGKMKGIIDCEISINIENAIKHAFNEANPGDVILLSPACSSFDQFKNYEERGKVFKNLVKRLKDEL from the coding sequence ATGAGAAAGTTATTGGTAATAGGAGGGGGGAAAAGCGGGCTTTCAGCCCTTGAATTAGGCCATTTTATGGATCATCAATGCTTTTTGTACGACGATTATCCTGAGAAGATAGAAGACAACACAAGATTATTTTTGAATGCATACGGGGTTGAGCTTTTGTCATCCGAGCAAGTTAAAAAGGTTGATTTTGATACAGTTGTTGTTTCCCCTGGAGTACCTCAAACAAACAAGATTGTTAAATTCTTCTTAGAAAAAAATAGCGATGTTATATCAGAAATTGAATTTGGTTTCAGATATTTAAAAGGCAATGTGATAGGTATTACTGGTTCAAACGGGAAAACAACAACAACGGCAATGGTGGGACATATAATGCACGGTGAAGAGGAGACAGCAGTTTGCGGGAACTATGGCTATCCATTTTGTAAAGCTTTGATTGAGCAAAAGTTTGAAGGCTGGTATGTGGTTGAACTTTCGTCCTTTCAGCTTGAATTGATAAAGGATTTTAAACCTAAAATTGCATGCATATTAAATCTATCCCCTGACCACCTTGACAGGTATAACTCCCTTGAAGACTACTACTTTGCCAAATTTAATATATTTAAAAATATGAACAAAAATACTGTGTTTTTTGCGAATGCAGATGACGATGGATTGCTTAATTATAGAGATAAACTACCATCATTTACAAGATGGATAGGTGAGAAAACCCTTCCAATAGGTGTTGACGAAAAAGGGATTTACTATGAAAGAAATTTGATTTTGAGAAGTGAGCAGGTAAGGTTTAAAGGCTTGCACAATTTATACAATGCAGCTTTTGCAATATCAATGGCTCATGAAGCAGGGATAGGGTTAAGACATTGTGTTGAAAAAATAAGAAGTTTTAACCCAATAGAGCACAGGCTTGAATTTGTAGATATTATAAGAGGGGTTTATTTTTACAATGACTCAAAGGCTACAAATTTCGATTCTGTTAAAAAAGCCCTTTCTTCTTTTAAAAATATCAGGTGGATAGCAGGCGGTATTTATAAAGGGGGAGATTTTGAAGACTTTTACATATACAGGGAAAATATAAAGAAAGGCTATTTTATAGGGGATTCAGCTCCAATTTTTATGGGTAAAATGAAAGGTATTATTGATTGCGAGATATCAATAAATATTGAAAACGCGATAAAGCATGCATTTAATGAAGCAAATCCAGGAGATGTGATTTTACTATCCCCTGCATGCTCCAGTTTTGACCAGTTCAAGAATTATGAGGAAAGGGGTAAGGTTTTTAAAAACCTGGTAAAGAGGCTGAAAGATGAACTTTGA
- a CDS encoding cell division FtsA domain-containing protein: MGRKLTLALDLGSYELKGIIFEIVEYKNTIHVLAAKKEKTLGIEEGKIKNPNLLKEQVEKVIESLTEEVGDYVDDVYLSIPPINTLQNNMVKQMIVADSTGSAIIDNSHVSELTEKLIDEIKRKSESQQLTLIDFMINEYSTSPTPKSKYEIVDNPIGMHAYSLGMDMFFVLAESYVISTLQNIFDELEVILDKVTVPYVPGSLKAVPYTARKNGALYIDFGASFTDAVVFKNNSIVHSYSLPLGGDTITSDLVRAFGKNIDDRNFELAEKMKKKYSNLIIEAEDSQKNIFFEPDLLSDLFLNLEQVKLVMRERVKEIFSLIKDEVEQSNVLKARGINYAQVILAGGTAKFDGIADVAKEVFNLPVVVATPFIDSGVDFEEIDSPEFVPVYGLAEYFAGDLRKPELSSGIFNRVMGKLKTIFNRKKRG; the protein is encoded by the coding sequence ATGGGAAGAAAATTAACTCTTGCACTTGACCTTGGCAGTTATGAATTAAAGGGGATAATCTTTGAGATTGTAGAGTACAAAAACACAATACATGTTCTTGCAGCAAAAAAAGAAAAAACACTGGGGATAGAAGAAGGCAAGATAAAAAATCCCAACTTACTTAAAGAACAGGTAGAAAAGGTTATTGAGTCTCTGACAGAAGAGGTTGGAGATTATGTTGATGATGTTTATTTAAGTATTCCCCCGATTAATACCCTTCAAAACAATATGGTAAAACAGATGATTGTTGCAGATTCAACCGGATCGGCGATTATAGATAACAGCCATGTAAGTGAGTTAACTGAAAAACTGATTGATGAGATAAAAAGGAAATCTGAAAGCCAACAGTTAACTTTAATTGATTTTATGATAAACGAGTACAGCACTTCCCCCACCCCTAAATCTAAGTATGAAATTGTTGATAATCCAATAGGTATGCATGCTTATTCTCTTGGAATGGATATGTTTTTTGTTCTTGCAGAAAGCTATGTAATTTCAACATTGCAGAATATATTTGACGAACTTGAGGTTATTTTAGATAAGGTAACAGTCCCATATGTTCCAGGCAGTTTAAAAGCTGTGCCTTACACTGCAAGAAAAAACGGGGCTTTGTATATTGATTTCGGAGCATCATTTACAGATGCTGTTGTGTTTAAAAATAACAGTATTGTTCATTCTTATTCCCTTCCATTAGGGGGAGATACAATTACCTCTGACCTTGTGAGAGCATTTGGGAAAAATATTGACGACAGAAACTTTGAACTGGCAGAAAAAATGAAAAAAAAGTACAGCAACCTGATAATTGAAGCAGAGGATTCTCAGAAAAATATTTTCTTTGAACCTGACCTTTTAAGCGACCTTTTTCTAAACCTTGAGCAGGTGAAACTTGTTATGCGAGAAAGGGTTAAGGAAATATTCAGTTTAATTAAAGATGAAGTTGAGCAAAGTAATGTCTTAAAAGCAAGAGGGATTAATTATGCCCAGGTTATTTTAGCAGGAGGAACTGCAAAATTTGACGGTATTGCTGATGTTGCAAAAGAGGTATTCAATCTGCCTGTTGTGGTTGCCACCCCTTTTATTGATTCCGGAGTGGATTTTGAAGAGATTGATTCCCCTGAATTTGTTCCAGTCTATGGTTTAGCAGAGTATTTTGCAGGAGATTTGAGGAAACCTGAATTAAGTTCAGGTATTTTTAATAGAGTTATGGGCAAGTTAAAAACAATTTTTAATAGAAAAAAGAGGGGGTAA
- a CDS encoding FtsW/RodA/SpoVE family cell cycle protein, with protein MNFEKLIVAISTIVLTFFGLLLNASIITTNSTYFFKSVIIVVIGLVLLMLIIKFFKYEYLLYDWIYAVGGVVIISLLIYILIAGKKINGAQRWLFIGPFSLQVSEFAKLYVVILVSYVIYKFHKNEVVQLIAYLTVCIICALILFEPDLGMSFFIFVIGSLLFFIAGLYNRVKIKASFGLLTAGILVAFALYFLSSTFKNKVDSMKSYQLNRIERFRAMIFPYKVDLNISKMQVKFDPITVDTSSGYSEQSLKVKQAIENATWLGSGLSQGYFTKYLPAKHNDYIAVLALEELGIVGISLIGLLFLIMFFAITKISFSTESVFVHYITLGIAFVIFMQALLHFGVNFQVFPEKGISLPLVSYGGSSYISNIIMIALVMKARVKG; from the coding sequence ATGAACTTTGAAAAACTAATAGTGGCTATTTCAACAATTGTTCTTACTTTTTTTGGACTATTGTTGAATGCTTCAATAATTACAACTAATAGCACTTATTTTTTTAAAAGCGTAATTATAGTTGTTATAGGACTGGTTTTGTTAATGTTGATAATCAAATTTTTTAAATACGAATATTTGCTTTATGATTGGATTTATGCTGTTGGTGGTGTGGTAATAATAAGTTTGTTAATCTATATACTTATTGCAGGCAAGAAAATTAATGGGGCACAAAGGTGGTTGTTTATAGGGCCATTTTCCCTTCAGGTATCAGAATTTGCAAAACTATATGTAGTGATTTTAGTTTCTTATGTTATATACAAATTTCATAAAAATGAGGTGGTTCAGTTAATTGCATACCTGACTGTTTGTATTATATGTGCTCTAATTCTATTTGAACCTGATCTTGGAATGAGTTTTTTCATATTTGTGATAGGTTCTTTGCTATTTTTTATTGCAGGGCTGTACAACAGGGTAAAAATCAAGGCATCATTTGGGTTACTAACAGCAGGGATTTTAGTTGCCTTTGCTCTTTATTTTTTATCATCTACTTTTAAAAACAAAGTAGATTCAATGAAGTCCTACCAGTTAAATAGAATAGAAAGGTTCAGGGCAATGATTTTCCCATACAAAGTTGACTTAAATATCTCCAAAATGCAGGTTAAATTTGATCCTATAACAGTCGATACTTCAAGCGGGTATTCAGAACAATCTCTAAAGGTTAAACAGGCAATTGAAAATGCAACATGGTTGGGTTCAGGCTTATCGCAGGGATATTTTACCAAGTATTTACCTGCAAAACACAATGACTATATAGCTGTTCTTGCCTTAGAGGAATTGGGAATAGTAGGGATTTCCCTGATAGGGCTTTTGTTTTTAATAATGTTTTTTGCAATAACTAAAATTTCCTTTAGCACTGAAAGTGTTTTTGTTCATTACATAACTTTAGGCATTGCATTTGTAATATTCATGCAAGCGCTTTTGCATTTTGGGGTAAATTTTCAGGTTTTCCCTGAAAAAGGAATTTCATTGCCATTGGTAAGTTACGGTGGGTCTTCCTATATTTCAAACATTATAATGATAGCGTTAGTAATGAAGGCAAGGGTTAAGGGGTAA
- a CDS encoding cell division protein FtsQ/DivIB, protein MSKVTKKLRFRFKRFIREKGKSLLISFATVIVIFSLSMIVFPPLKDFIFGIFVIENIKIEGVEYNDAEDLKNALEIYKGRVNWSIDREELKHYLKSRFKWIKSVAISNFPSKTLVLYIEEQEPIVFYRNKKGILWIVGENGEILNRYYAKKFGYLYLPIIQCDKDYIPYVVSKLKMLRNRKDGSDFLKDTSEIVVKDRDSKWVVFLKNFKARVYVDPFGQFKNIEAFLRMENRLIEDLGKIDYVDISFNNQLIVKKGD, encoded by the coding sequence ATGAGTAAGGTGACTAAAAAGCTGCGTTTTAGATTTAAAAGATTTATAAGAGAAAAGGGGAAAAGCCTTCTAATATCTTTTGCGACAGTAATTGTTATATTTTCTTTAAGTATGATTGTTTTCCCTCCTTTAAAAGATTTTATATTTGGAATATTTGTGATTGAAAATATAAAAATTGAAGGGGTTGAATACAACGATGCAGAGGATTTGAAAAATGCCCTCGAAATATATAAAGGTCGAGTAAACTGGAGTATTGATAGGGAAGAATTGAAGCATTATTTAAAATCCAGATTTAAGTGGATAAAGTCTGTTGCTATCTCAAATTTTCCTTCAAAAACCCTTGTTCTTTATATTGAAGAGCAGGAGCCTATTGTTTTTTATAGAAACAAGAAAGGAATATTGTGGATTGTAGGGGAGAATGGAGAGATTCTAAACAGATACTATGCTAAAAAGTTTGGCTATTTGTATCTGCCTATTATTCAGTGTGACAAAGATTATATCCCCTATGTGGTTTCAAAATTAAAGATGTTGAGGAATAGAAAAGACGGTTCAGATTTTTTAAAAGATACATCAGAAATTGTGGTAAAAGACAGGGATTCAAAATGGGTTGTTTTTCTCAAAAACTTTAAGGCCAGAGTTTATGTTGACCCGTTCGGACAGTTTAAAAACATAGAAGCTTTTTTGAGAATGGAAAACAGGCTTATTGAAGATCTTGGGAAAATTGATTATGTAGATATTTCTTTTAACAACCAGCTTATTGTAAAAAAAGGGGATTAG
- a CDS encoding M24 family metallopeptidase produces MYKEKIEQAVQILNELNIDMWLTFGRESHTLHDPATDLILGTGYTWHSAFIITKDGDSVAIIGSLDAANIEKRKIYKKVIPYLKSIKDDLLNYIKDKDPQKIAINFSEDNVMADGLTYGSFITLKKLLEGTPYVDRLVSSEEIISALRGRKSKTEIERIKFAIKETEKLYHEIWDYLKPGLTEKQVHDYMVKRMEDLGYEPAWDIEMCPSVFTGIPEEGEAHTGPTDKIIERGHVLNMDFGLKINDYCSDLQRTWYVLREGETQAPDEVLKGFCAVRDAIVECAKAIRPGMEGREIDAIARNLIIERGFDEYPHALGHQVGRVAHDGGGLLAPEWERYGDLPYKKIEENQVYTLEPRVRIEGYGVATIEEIIVVTKEGGRFLSNLQKEIWLVK; encoded by the coding sequence ATGTATAAGGAAAAAATTGAACAGGCTGTACAAATACTAAATGAATTAAATATTGATATGTGGCTTACCTTTGGAAGAGAAAGCCATACTCTTCACGACCCGGCAACTGACCTGATTTTAGGGACAGGTTACACCTGGCATTCAGCTTTTATAATTACAAAAGACGGAGACAGTGTCGCTATAATAGGGAGTCTTGATGCTGCAAATATTGAAAAGAGGAAAATTTACAAAAAGGTTATACCCTATCTTAAATCAATAAAAGACGATTTGTTAAATTACATTAAAGACAAAGATCCCCAAAAAATAGCAATAAATTTCTCAGAAGACAATGTAATGGCTGATGGTTTAACTTATGGTAGTTTTATAACTTTAAAAAAATTATTAGAAGGAACCCCTTATGTCGATAGGCTTGTATCATCTGAAGAGATTATTTCTGCTTTAAGGGGCAGGAAATCAAAAACAGAGATTGAAAGAATAAAGTTTGCAATTAAAGAGACTGAGAAGCTATACCACGAAATATGGGATTATTTGAAACCAGGTTTAACTGAAAAGCAAGTCCATGATTATATGGTTAAAAGAATGGAAGATTTGGGTTATGAGCCTGCCTGGGATATAGAGATGTGTCCCTCTGTTTTTACCGGAATTCCAGAAGAAGGGGAAGCCCACACAGGGCCAACAGACAAGATTATTGAAAGAGGGCATGTCTTAAATATGGATTTTGGGTTAAAGATAAATGATTACTGCTCTGATTTGCAAAGAACATGGTATGTTTTGAGAGAAGGAGAAACTCAGGCTCCAGATGAGGTTTTAAAAGGCTTTTGTGCAGTGAGAGATGCAATTGTTGAGTGTGCTAAAGCTATTCGTCCAGGGATGGAGGGAAGAGAGATTGACGCAATTGCAAGGAATTTGATTATTGAAAGAGGCTTTGACGAGTACCCTCATGCATTGGGGCATCAGGTAGGTAGGGTGGCTCATGACGGTGGTGGTTTATTAGCACCTGAATGGGAAAGATACGGAGATTTGCCATATAAAAAGATTGAGGAAAACCAGGTTTACACTTTAGAGCCAAGGGTAAGGATTGAGGGTTACGGTGTCGCCACAATAGAAGAGATAATTGTTGTTACAAAAGAGGGAGGCAGGTTTCTTTCAAATCTTCAAAAAGAAATCTGGCTTGTTAAATAG
- the murC gene encoding UDP-N-acetylmuramate--L-alanine ligase yields MFWRIKTIHFIGIGGTGMSGIAEVLHNLKFNVQGSDLNKSIYTERLENLGIKVFYGHNPHNLDGADLVVISTAIKGDNIEVIEAKKRGIPIIRRGEMLAELMRMKYGIAISGTHGKTTTTAMAASVFNEAGLDPTVIIGGIFQKLNSNAKLGNSRFLIAEADESDKSHLNLSPVFVVITNIDLDHLDFYKDLDDIKETFKAFANKVPFFGSIILNADDKNCLDIIPGLNKRVVTYGFSEKADYSISDLEKGRGYYSFKVKEFGKSIGEFKIKVPGVFNVQNATAVIALAKELRISSKKIKAGLEAYTGTKRRCEVVGERGKLKVITDYAHHPVEIKSTINALSDFYKTDKILVVFQPHRYTRTKALFDDFIECFPEKLNLILLPIYPAGEKPIKGVSSELLCKKISKKEVNCSFVEDKEALLNVLDKDKDKYDLIVFLGAGYIDNYAREFGRTINE; encoded by the coding sequence ATGTTCTGGAGAATTAAAACTATACATTTTATTGGAATTGGCGGAACAGGAATGAGCGGCATCGCAGAAGTTTTACACAATTTAAAATTTAATGTACAGGGCTCTGATTTAAATAAGTCTATTTATACAGAAAGGCTTGAAAATTTGGGGATAAAGGTTTTTTACGGTCATAACCCCCATAACCTTGATGGTGCTGATTTGGTTGTCATATCAACCGCTATAAAAGGTGATAATATAGAGGTTATTGAGGCTAAAAAAAGAGGCATTCCAATTATTAGAAGAGGGGAAATGCTTGCAGAATTAATGAGAATGAAGTATGGGATTGCAATAAGCGGAACTCATGGAAAGACGACGACCACAGCAATGGCTGCAAGCGTATTCAATGAAGCAGGGCTCGACCCAACAGTTATAATAGGAGGAATTTTTCAAAAATTAAATTCTAACGCAAAATTAGGGAACTCCCGTTTCTTAATTGCAGAGGCAGACGAATCAGATAAATCCCACTTGAATCTTTCCCCTGTTTTTGTGGTAATCACCAACATTGATCTTGACCACCTTGATTTTTATAAGGATCTTGATGATATAAAAGAAACTTTTAAAGCTTTTGCAAACAAAGTGCCTTTTTTTGGCTCAATAATCTTGAATGCAGATGACAAGAACTGCCTTGATATAATACCAGGCTTAAATAAGAGGGTTGTCACTTACGGTTTTTCTGAAAAGGCTGATTATTCAATCTCTGACCTTGAGAAAGGAAGGGGCTATTACTCTTTCAAAGTTAAAGAGTTTGGAAAATCAATAGGAGAATTTAAAATAAAAGTACCGGGAGTATTCAATGTTCAGAATGCTACTGCTGTTATTGCACTTGCAAAGGAATTAAGGATTTCTTCAAAGAAAATAAAAGCAGGTTTAGAGGCTTATACAGGAACTAAAAGAAGGTGTGAGGTTGTTGGGGAAAGGGGGAAATTAAAGGTTATCACTGATTATGCACATCACCCTGTAGAAATAAAAAGCACCATAAATGCTTTATCCGATTTTTACAAGACAGATAAAATACTGGTAGTTTTTCAACCTCATAGATATACAAGAACAAAGGCATTGTTTGACGATTTTATAGAGTGTTTTCCTGAAAAATTAAATTTAATTCTACTTCCTATTTACCCTGCAGGGGAAAAACCTATAAAAGGCGTATCTTCAGAATTGTTATGTAAAAAAATAAGTAAAAAAGAAGTAAATTGTTCATTTGTTGAGGATAAAGAAGCACTTTTAAATGTGCTTGATAAAGATAAGGATAAATACGACCTTATCGTGTTTTTAGGAGCAGGCTACATTGATAATTATGCAAGGGAGTTTGGGAGAACAATAAATGAGTAA